In Gimesia benthica, a single window of DNA contains:
- a CDS encoding LysM peptidoglycan-binding domain-containing protein translates to MTEEKKTEETAEEDWGVEKPKGGIAIETKVGLCLICILLSAFGLVVYQKINRPQEALAVNSPAEDGTGEQTPGEADPFAEGNGENNGAAEVTEQSADFNTGGGDSGFSTPQENQNQDNAFGAQEQQPAGDQFAQKGFDNFNNQSTFNNQSEPAQSTEMAANQTNNGFESFDQPAAGKNEFGNPAQNDFNAGMQNQAEPATFDNAQADPFAGGDQFAQQQKQPQAAMQNDFNSGAGSEFNAQETGSGSGLMEQPAANEFAQAETGNAAAVQVEEDPFGASSEPAQAMPQQAEPASDNEFGNFDLAEDGAGGQMQNSGGLPQKTAKVNITEISSQSEPDPFGNAGFDQPEPQTSTGQMENPNEFGADVSTANAGNFEQPQVSEFSETQETQGTDRFGDFRAEEFSAQQAESVTTVKRPAASIDSGSFEETAMTPEPAAQARGLFDGPAPTQSVSVQEEFGALQQEGFSQPVAAATGGEYVVQNGENFWTISKKLYGSGKYFQLLARINKSRVSDPRTMRPGLKLIAPDRSAIEAQYQAIHKTSNQTTVSEFSGSNTVRKPGKASGFFISQDGRPMYRVGSNDTLTDISQRHLGRSSRWFQIYQMNRQRLQNPNKLQIGTELQLPTDASRVSLVPGNSSSR, encoded by the coding sequence ATGACTGAAGAAAAGAAAACAGAAGAGACAGCAGAAGAGGACTGGGGTGTCGAGAAGCCTAAGGGCGGAATCGCCATCGAGACCAAAGTAGGGCTTTGCCTGATTTGTATTCTGCTGAGTGCCTTTGGTCTGGTTGTCTATCAGAAAATCAATCGTCCCCAGGAAGCACTGGCTGTCAACAGCCCTGCCGAAGATGGTACGGGGGAGCAGACGCCGGGTGAAGCGGATCCCTTCGCCGAGGGAAACGGAGAAAATAACGGTGCTGCAGAGGTTACAGAGCAGTCCGCTGACTTCAATACGGGCGGCGGTGATTCCGGATTTTCTACCCCCCAGGAAAATCAGAACCAGGACAATGCCTTTGGTGCTCAGGAGCAGCAGCCCGCCGGTGATCAATTCGCCCAGAAAGGCTTCGATAATTTTAACAATCAGTCAACATTCAATAATCAGAGTGAGCCCGCACAGTCAACGGAAATGGCTGCCAACCAGACAAACAATGGTTTTGAGTCGTTTGACCAGCCTGCTGCAGGCAAAAATGAATTTGGTAATCCGGCACAAAATGATTTTAATGCCGGGATGCAGAATCAGGCGGAACCAGCGACATTCGATAACGCTCAGGCAGATCCTTTTGCCGGCGGCGATCAGTTTGCGCAACAACAGAAGCAGCCTCAGGCTGCTATGCAGAATGATTTCAATTCCGGAGCCGGTTCTGAGTTTAATGCTCAGGAAACGGGTTCAGGCTCAGGTCTGATGGAACAGCCGGCTGCGAATGAATTTGCACAGGCTGAGACGGGTAACGCTGCTGCAGTGCAGGTGGAAGAAGATCCCTTTGGTGCCTCCAGCGAGCCGGCACAGGCCATGCCTCAGCAGGCTGAACCTGCGAGTGATAATGAGTTTGGTAACTTTGACCTCGCCGAAGATGGTGCCGGGGGGCAGATGCAGAACTCAGGCGGATTGCCGCAAAAGACGGCTAAAGTCAATATCACCGAAATCTCCAGCCAGTCGGAGCCTGATCCTTTCGGGAATGCTGGTTTTGATCAGCCGGAACCACAGACTTCCACCGGTCAGATGGAGAATCCAAACGAATTTGGGGCAGATGTTTCTACTGCCAATGCAGGGAACTTTGAACAGCCTCAGGTTTCCGAATTCAGTGAAACACAGGAGACTCAGGGTACTGATCGTTTCGGAGATTTTCGGGCGGAAGAATTTTCAGCCCAGCAGGCGGAAAGTGTGACTACAGTCAAACGACCGGCAGCCAGTATCGATTCGGGATCCTTCGAAGAAACAGCGATGACTCCCGAACCGGCTGCACAGGCACGAGGGCTGTTCGATGGGCCTGCGCCTACTCAGAGTGTCTCGGTTCAGGAAGAGTTTGGTGCGTTGCAGCAAGAGGGCTTCAGCCAGCCGGTCGCAGCAGCGACGGGGGGAGAGTATGTCGTTCAGAACGGTGAAAACTTCTGGACGATTTCCAAGAAGCTGTACGGCAGTGGAAAGTATTTTCAGTTGCTGGCCCGGATTAATAAGAGTCGCGTCAGCGATCCCCGGACGATGCGTCCGGGATTAAAATTGATTGCTCCGGATCGCTCTGCAATTGAAGCTCAATACCAGGCGATTCATAAAACCAGTAATCAGACTACTGTCAGCGAGTTCAGCGGCAGTAACACTGTGCGAAAGCCAGGCAAAGCATCAGGGTTTTTCATCAGTCAGGATGGGCGCCCGATGTATCGCGTGGGCAGCAATGATACACTGACAGATATTTCCCAGCGTCATCTGGGGCGATCTTCCCGCTGGTTTCAGATTTATCAGATGAATCGGCAGAGGCTGCAAAATCCGAACAAGCTTCAAATTGGTACGGAATTGCAGCTCCCGACCGATGCCAGCCGGGTCAGTCTTGTGCCCGGAAACTCTTCCAGCCGATAA